GTGTTGTTCAAATTCCTTAGATTTACTGGTTGTGGTGTTCATAGTTATGTGAAGAAGTTAGGAGTTAGGAGTTAGAAGTTAGAAGTTAGGAGTTAGGAATTTTTAACTCATAACTCATCACTCATAACTCCTAACCCGCTTTTTAAACTAGACAAGCAAGAAAATCTTGCTTAAGTTTGGCTGCATCAAGGTTGCGACCGATGAAGACTAGTTCGTTTTTGGGGGTTTCGCTGGGTTTCCAGGGGCGATCGGGTTTGCCATCAAAGATCATGTGTACTCCCTGGAATACAAATCGATTGTCTTCTCCAGCAATATTTAAAATGCCTTTCATCCGAAAAATATCGGGGCCTTGGGTACGCAGTAACTCCGAAAGCCAAGTGTTTAATTTTTCTCCATCGACAGCACCCGCTTCTACTAAAGCCACTGAAAAGACAGTTTCATCGTGTACGTGGGCATCTTCGCCTAAGAAATCTGGATCAATTTCTAATGCGCGTTCTAAATCAAATGCTTTTACACCCAACAAAGCATCCATTCCTAGTTCAGAATTTTGGGTACGGTAGATTTTTGCGATCGCATTCATCGCCCGAATCCGTTTTTCTAATTCATCCAACTCTTCTGGCGCTACCAAATCTGTTTTATTAAGTAAAATTACATCGGCAAAGGCAATCTGTTCTTGTGCTTCGTCCGCATCCCAGTGCTGCCAAATATGCTTGGCATCTACGACTGTTACCACCGCATCTAGAGACAGTTGGCTTTGCAAATCTTCATCAACAAAAAATGTCTGAATCACTGGTGCAGGATCGGCTAATCCAGTTGTTTCAATTACTAAATGGTCAAATTTATCGCGCCGCTTCATCAAATTGCCAATGATGCGAATTAAATCGCCACGCACTGTACAACAGATACAGCCATTGTTCATTTCAAAAATTTCTTCATCTGCATCGATAATCAATTGATTATCAATACCCACTTCCCCAAATTCATTAACAATCACAGCAACTTTTTTACCGTGTTCGTAGGTGAGGATGTGATTGAGTAGAGTCGTTTTACCTGCTCCCAAATAGCCTGTAAGAACAGTAACGGGAACTGAATTGTTGATTACGTCAGCCACCATACTCTAAATTCCCCTTATCTCACCTTATGGATAATCATTATCACATATCATAAATCTTTTTATATTTTTGTGCTAACTTGCTGTTATTTTGGATTTCAGCAAAATTATCACATAACTTAATCTAGAAATATTTTATTTTTCTGCATCTGTAATAAGTCATAAATATTCACAAATTTGTTAGCCTGAAATATTAGCATAAAAACTGTGTTCAGCAATTTTACCGGAACTTAGTTGAGCGATGTTAATTGTACCGATATCTTTGCCGAATGATTGCGCTAATGTAATATTTAGCATAATCAACCCGATTATAATAATAATCGGCATGAGGGCATTTTTTAGAAGTCGGTTATTTGTCAAATCATCAATTACATTCCACTTAGCAAAAAATTCTTTATCTGGATTTTGACTTTGAACTCGATTGCGTAAATAAGTCCCTAACAATATAACTGGAAGATTAAGGATCATTATACTTACAGATTGCAACTGCTTACCAAACAGACTCATCTGCATTTCTCCCAAAAATTTCACTGGGCCAGTATAGTGAAAAAGCCAATATATTGTCAGCGCAAGATACGCACAATACGCTAGAGATAAATATTTTAATTTTTGATTGTTACTCATTTTTAAAATTTTGATTTCCGCTCACTTTTAACCTAAAAGAGATTAAATTGAGATCCGTACTCAAACGGAAATAGGGGCAGATACAGCACTTCCGGCAGCTATGAGGTACATCCTCAAATCTGAAAGCTTTGATAGGAGAGGGCAAGGATAAAAACTGTATTGTATAATGGCCGGAAGCGCTGTATAGCAGTGAATGTAGCGATCGCACTTTTTGGAAACACTTATAAGTTGTGCTTCTCTCAATTGCGATCGTTGTGGTTAGATGCCGACAGTGAAATAATCTCAGAAAAACGTGAATACTTAACAGCATCGGTAGTAGGATAATCCATCGACACTGCAAGTAACCCAACTTTTATATCCTCGAAATAAATCACACCCCCAATACGTCCTTCAACTTGGAAAGGCCCATGAAATAAACGATACTGTGCAATGTAGATCAGGAAAAAGCCAGTTATCTTTATTGCCCTGTCAAACATTTGCTCACAAGTTTTCTGGAGGACATTATCTAGGTATTCATTATAGGCAGGCTCACCCAGTTCAGTAAATTCTGAATGATCCGCAAAATGATCCATATAAAATAACCAGATATGCGACAAGTCTGCTTCATTCGTCAGTTTTTGCTTAAGTTCCTGCAATCGGTCGATATTCATAGTGTCGATAGATATTGAGGAGATGAGGCGAGCTGATAGCACCGTTAAAAATCTACCACAGCGATCGCTCCAACACCTCACTTAGGAACATAGATTAAAACTTCATCCTGTCTCTAGCTTCCCTCTCCTTTATAAGCCTTATAAAGGAGAGGGATTGAGGGTAAGGTAAACCAGGGACATAAATTATATGTTATTTAATTCTTATTCCTTAGGATTCCATATCTGCATCAAGCATCCACAGAAGAAAGTGTTAACCGAGATTAGCACTACCACCGACTTGAACTGCACCCTCAGATACAGGAGGATGATAAGTCATAGACTGCAATCCTAGCCGACCAGGGCCAGTAAAACGGTTAAGAGTAAATGAAATGCCACCAAGCATCACCCCAATTGCTCCCAAGATACCGCCACTAGATTGCAGCGCCGTTACTGTCTCCATCTTCACTGATGAGTCTTTCCACAACCATGCACCTGGTTCTACATCTAACATCTCTCCAGGAGCGAGGTACTTTTCAAAAACATTGCCGTAACCGTGAATTAGAAGTAGCCCCCCTTCTTGCTGACCAATAAAGCGATCGATGAATAACCCGCCACTGCGGCTGAAAAAGAGGTTAGCCAGCCCTCGCTGGAAAAAGAAACTGTACTCAATATTACTAGTAGCTAGCAAAAACTGATGTTCGCGCACATCCACTGTCTGTCCACGCTTTAATTGCAGCACCACAATCTGTCCTGGAGCCTCACGAGAGAAAGCAATATTCCCTGGCCCATGTGCTTCACTAATAAAAATTTGCAGTCCGGCAAAGAAACGCTTGGCTGCCCCTTTTAAACCTTTGACACCAAGGCGAACATTAGGATGTTTCCACAGCAAAATATGATGTTCAAAGTAAATTGATTGCTGTTGTCCTAGATGCACATCTACTACAGGTACTACTTCTCCTTCGATTCTTAAATTTAAGTCACCCGAATGAAAAGTTTGTTGGGGATTTCTCTTTTCTGGTATTGGTTCACCATTGAAGTCAGACATAGTATGCTCTCACAGATCGTTTAAAGGAAAATTACTTAGCTTACAGCTATTTTCAGGTAAATAGACCACGCGGTAGGGGCATAGCATTGCTTATAGGTGTCAACTTAACGTGAAAACCAGCCTAGTACAAGCTTTTAGATTGCCTCATTCCCAGTCGAAGACTGGGAATGCCGTCCTGGCTCCGCCTCTCTTACTGGCGGCAGAGACGTCAGGAGCAGCATTTCCAGCCTCCGGCTGGAAACGAGGTTTTAAAAGACTTTTAGCTTAAGTTGACACCAATGAGCAATGCTGTGCCCTGACATAGATGTGGTTCAAATACATAAAAACTTCTGTAACTATAGCGATCTTACTAACTGCAATTTTCGGGACAGACACTTGTGAGAACATTAATTAGTAAAAGGCAGGTAGACCCTGCCTTCATTCTGTAGATTACTAAGCTCAATATCGCACCTCAAATTGACAAAACCATTGCAATGTTATGTCAAGTGTGTGTTTGTATGACTTACTTGGACAGAGAACAGCAGTAGAAGTCAAAGATTACTTGCCAAGTCTAGTAATTATTAATTTTTGCCATTGGTGAGAAGATGAATAGCTGCTCCTGCAACTGCACCATCGACTGCATCCCCAAGAGTATCTTTGCCACCGCGAGTTACTGCACCTGTAACTGTACTGGCTGCTGCCCCGACTCCAACATCTTGACCGAGATTTCGATGCTTTCTATGATACCTAGACCTAGTACCATTGACACCATTAACAGCCGCACCAGCCGCCGCTCCTTTGATCGCATTATTCAGCAACGAACCACGTCTTCTGACGACTGTCCCAGATAATACTCCGGCACCTGCTCCGATACCAATATCTCGTAGTATATGTTCATCCGCAGATGCTTTTTGAGCCGGAACTAAGCTCACACTTGCTAAACTTACAGCCATCAGGCTGGAAATAAATACACCTTTCCAGGTTTGTTTCATTCTGCTACCGTTGCCTTTTTCAAACTGAAAACTAACCAAATCATTATAAATATGTTTCCTCTCATTAGAAAGTAAAACTGTGGACTCAAATGAGGAATGAGCCCTCTGATGTCACTCTGGGAGGAGAAAAATAAATGTAGTTTGGGTGGAACCTTCGCATAGCGTCTTGTAGGGAAGTGAAACCCAAAAATACCAAACTCTTTGGATGTTGGGTTTCGTACCTCAAACGCCACTTACTTCTCCCAAAAGGAGACGCCGCGCGTGGTTTATTGAGTAGTACCAATAGCAGATTTTAGTTGAAGTTTAATATTTGTACCTTTTTTAAGGACAACTTCTCCACCAGGGCTAGACAAAACGAAAGCCGCTGCGGCTGCACCACCTGCTAGCCCACCATGCTTGAACTTGGCTTTATCACCAAGAAAACGACCTGCAATTGTACCACCTAAAATAATCCCTGCATTTTGAATGAACTTACCTTTGGTTTTTGTTTCTAACTTGGTGTTGACTAAAGTTGCATCAATGGGATATGATGAGCCATTTTTAAGCGAAATATCATCAAAAACTAAATGTAAACTTGCTTTTTTTCCTTTAGCAGCTTTGACTACATCTTCCAGGTGTCCCTGTATTTGACCATCTTGAAGAACTTTATTGGCTCCGATTGAAGAATTCTTCATTTCTAAAACAAAGCGATCGTTGTTTTGGCTTTTAACCGTAGATATCTCTTGTTTAAGAACAGTCTCAAAACTTGCTCCAGCAGGTACGGATATTTGTTGATTATTTGGCTGAGTAGATGTTCTTTCAGCGATCGGAGTTTTGTTGTTACTAGAAGTATTGTCGGTCTGGCTATTTTTATTACAACCTGCTGTGCTACTTAATAAAATAGCACTCAATAACAATGGTAATAGATTTTTCATGGCGACGGTGTTGATGCAATAAATAATCACAATACAATCTTTTCAGCAAGATCAAAACGACAGAAGCGGAAACTTAACGTTCATCTACAAATGCTGATTGAGCCAGAAATAATGTTACACTTGCTCTATCCATGAGAAGTGAAGATCAAGTACATA
This Nostoc sp. C052 DNA region includes the following protein-coding sequences:
- a CDS encoding AIM24 family protein, producing MSDFNGEPIPEKRNPQQTFHSGDLNLRIEGEVVPVVDVHLGQQQSIYFEHHILLWKHPNVRLGVKGLKGAAKRFFAGLQIFISEAHGPGNIAFSREAPGQIVVLQLKRGQTVDVREHQFLLATSNIEYSFFFQRGLANLFFSRSGGLFIDRFIGQQEGGLLLIHGYGNVFEKYLAPGEMLDVEPGAWLWKDSSVKMETVTALQSSGGILGAIGVMLGGISFTLNRFTGPGRLGLQSMTYHPPVSEGAVQVGGSANLG
- a CDS encoding GTP-binding protein, with the translated sequence MVADVINNSVPVTVLTGYLGAGKTTLLNHILTYEHGKKVAVIVNEFGEVGIDNQLIIDADEEIFEMNNGCICCTVRGDLIRIIGNLMKRRDKFDHLVIETTGLADPAPVIQTFFVDEDLQSQLSLDAVVTVVDAKHIWQHWDADEAQEQIAFADVILLNKTDLVAPEELDELEKRIRAMNAIAKIYRTQNSELGMDALLGVKAFDLERALEIDPDFLGEDAHVHDETVFSVALVEAGAVDGEKLNTWLSELLRTQGPDIFRMKGILNIAGEDNRFVFQGVHMIFDGKPDRPWKPSETPKNELVFIGRNLDAAKLKQDFLACLV